A segment of the Candidatus Dormiibacterota bacterium genome:
GGACATCAGCGCCGCGCAACCGACGACGTTGCTGAACTTCGATGGGAATGCCGGATGGATCAACAGTCCACCCCTCACGGTGGCATCGTTGCGCGGTAAAGTGGTGCTGGTGGATTTCTGGGAATACACCTGCATCAATTGTTTGCGGACGCTACCGTATTTACGCGAGTGGTATCGGCGATATCACCGTGATGGCTTCGTCATTATCGGGGTGCACACGCCCGAGTTCCGTTTTTCCGGCCTTGAGGAAAACGTCGCCGCCGCCGTAAAGCGGCTAAAAATAACCTGGCCCGTGGTTCTCGATAGCAATGATGCGATCTGGGAGCGCTACCACAACACGATTTGGCCGCACGAGCTCCTGTTCGATCCCGATGGGCACCTTGTCGAGAGCGTCGAGGGAGAGGGCGGTTATCCGCAAACCGAAGCGAACATTCAGAGGCTTCTGCGCGCCGCGCATCCACAACTCTCGCTGCCTCCGGTCATGGCGCTTTTGCCGCAGGACAGTTACGATAAACCCGGGGCCGTGTGCTATCCGCAGACGGCGGAAGTTCTGGTCGCGCATCATGCGGTCGCGAACGCAACGGCGTTTAACGAGCCGTCCGCGGATACGCGCTACATCGATCGCGGCACGAATACCGATGGGCGCATATACCTTCAGGGTTTTTGGCACCGAACGCCGCAGGCCGTCGTCTCAGGAGGAGGGCCGGGCTATCTCGACCTTGCGTATCATGCCGTGCAATTGGTCGGCGTCCTCACATCCGAGCATGGGACGCCGGTGCGCGTAGACGTGACCCAGGACGGCAACCCGGTGCCCAAAGACGATGCCGGCCGGGATATTCGCTATGATTCGTCCGGGATGTCTTTTATTAACGTTGAGGAACCTCGGGCCTACGATATCGTGATGAATGCGAACTTCGGCTATCATACATTGCGTCTGATACCGCAGGCATACGGTCTGGACGTTTACAGTTTTGCGTTTGAATCGTGCGAGGTTCCCCGGCACACGTAACCCATTTGTCCGCGGCGCCGTCCGTTCGTTCGCGACGGGCGACGGCGACCGTTGATAAAGTCAGCTCTAAAAGAGTGACTTGTATCTAAAGGGTGACTGGTTTATATGATTTTAGCGGCGGGGACGAGGCAGCCGGATGGTACCGTAGGCGCGGTATCCACGGACCTGTTTGATGCCGGCGAGCCCCGTGAAACGGCCACGGTCACGTTCGGGGCGTTTAGGCTGGACGTAGGGCGCAGGTTGCTGGCCGATCGGGTAACCACGAAACCCATCGGCGACAAGCTTCTCAAGATGTTGCTGATTTTTATTGAATCTCGTGGAGAGATCGTGAGCAAAGGTACCCTAGCCGAACGCATATGGCCGGGGCAGACGGTGAGCGTTGCCAACGTCAACCAGCACGTCTTTATGCTCCGTCAGCTTCTTGGAGAGTCGGCCCGGGATCATTCGTACATCATCACCCAACCCCGAAAAGGCTTTCGGTTCGCCGTTCCGGTCGCGGTCGTCGAGCAGCGGGCCGTCGATCCCGAGCAGCCGGCCACCTGGGGAGCGCCGATCGATCAGAGGGTGGCGAGCGAAGCTTTCCGTCTTTATTGCCGCGGCTGCCATTTACTCGAAACGCAGGATCTCGCGGCGGTCGAACGAGCCGTAACGGCGTTCGAAAGCGCGCACGACGCAGAGCCCTCGAACCCATTGCCCCTGACCGGCGCGGCGCAGGCCGTTCTGCTGCTCGGCGAGCAGCAGTATGTAGCGCCGCAATTCACGTATTTCAAGGCGCGAACGTACCTCGACGCAGCATTGAAAGTCGCGCCCACGTCGGCGACGCCGCGCGCGTTACTGGCCCAGTCGCTCGCGCTCTTTGCCTGGGATTTCGAGGGCGCTCGTCGCGAACTGGAGCGCGCTCGGCAACTGCGCAGCCCGAGCGTTGCCATTTACCACGCTTCCGCGTGGCTCGCCTTATGTGCGCGCAATGTTAAACGGGCGCTCTCTGAAGCCGAACGGGCCTTATCTCTGCATCCGTCCTCGCTAGCGCTCCAAATCTTTGTGGGGCGCGTGCTGATGCACGCCGAACGCTTCGACGACGCGATCGACATGTTTGATAGCATTATCGCCGGTGGGGTGCATTCGTCACTAGCGCGCGAACAGCGGGCTCGAGCGCGGTTGCTGAACGGTAACGCAAAGGGGGCGATCGATGACGTGCGAGCGCTAGAAGGAGCGGCCGGCCCGGAGGCGTTGGCGTTGCTCGCCCGCGCCTACGCGGATACCGGGCAGGAAGGGCTCATCGAAGCCGTCTATCGGCAACTCGTCGCTATCGCGGAGCGACGGTACGTCTCTCCGGTGAGCATTGCGGTGGCCGCGGCCGCTTACGGACTGGCAGCGGAGGCCCTGGCGCAACTCTCTCGCGCGTTCATCGAGCACGATCCAAACCTGCTGCAACTGGCGCTTCAGCCGGGCGTTCGTCGCTGGTTTAGGAATCTCGAAAGCATCCCGGACTTTCAGAAATTGCTCTGGGCTCTTCCGTCCCCGCATCCATGATGTATTCATCGAACGAC
Coding sequences within it:
- a CDS encoding winged helix-turn-helix domain-containing protein, which translates into the protein MLLIFIESRGEIVSKGTLAERIWPGQTVSVANVNQHVFMLRQLLGESARDHSYIITQPRKGFRFAVPVAVVEQRAVDPEQPATWGAPIDQRVASEAFRLYCRGCHLLETQDLAAVERAVTAFESAHDAEPSNPLPLTGAAQAVLLLGEQQYVAPQFTYFKARTYLDAALKVAPTSATPRALLAQSLALFAWDFEGARRELERARQLRSPSVAIYHASAWLALCARNVKRALSEAERALSLHPSSLALQIFVGRVLMHAERFDDAIDMFDSIIAGGVHSSLAREQRARARLLNGNAKGAIDDVRALEGAAGPEALALLARAYADTGQEGLIEAVYRQLVAIAERRYVSPVSIAVAAAAYGLAAEALAQLSRAFIEHDPNLLQLALQPGVRRWFRNLESIPDFQKLLWALPSPHP
- a CDS encoding redoxin domain-containing protein; amino-acid sequence: MLKNVMQSVLCVALLLASLLHGGDISAAQPTTLLNFDGNAGWINSPPLTVASLRGKVVLVDFWEYTCINCLRTLPYLREWYRRYHRDGFVIIGVHTPEFRFSGLEENVAAAVKRLKITWPVVLDSNDAIWERYHNTIWPHELLFDPDGHLVESVEGEGGYPQTEANIQRLLRAAHPQLSLPPVMALLPQDSYDKPGAVCYPQTAEVLVAHHAVANATAFNEPSADTRYIDRGTNTDGRIYLQGFWHRTPQAVVSGGGPGYLDLAYHAVQLVGVLTSEHGTPVRVDVTQDGNPVPKDDAGRDIRYDSSGMSFINVEEPRAYDIVMNANFGYHTLRLIPQAYGLDVYSFAFESCEVPRHT